One genomic segment of Methanobacterium spitsbergense includes these proteins:
- a CDS encoding isopentenyl phosphate kinase yields MIILKLGGSVITRKDSLTPTLDSNNLTRIAREISNSSHHKLIVVHGAGSFGHPYAKEYAIGSEIKSTQELTRKKMGFSKTQNSVKNLNAQVCQHLLEQEIPAVSIQPSSFIETHNKRIINADLDLISKYLDLGFVPVLYGDVVLDMDKKIKMAVLSGDQIVKYLAENLKPEKVILGSDVDGIYNRDPKKYPDAHLMKVVTSYKELESTDNIQTVDVTGGMGGKLGELLELAKIGIESEIINANHDNNIKKALNGEKGIGTLIRNEK; encoded by the coding sequence TTGATAATCTTAAAGCTTGGTGGAAGCGTTATAACCCGCAAGGATTCATTAACTCCTACTCTGGATTCAAATAATCTAACTAGAATTGCCAGAGAAATATCAAACTCATCCCATCATAAATTAATTGTGGTGCATGGAGCAGGTTCATTTGGCCATCCATACGCCAAAGAGTATGCCATAGGCAGTGAAATAAAATCTACACAAGAACTTACCAGAAAAAAAATGGGGTTCTCAAAAACTCAAAATTCGGTCAAAAACCTGAATGCACAGGTATGTCAACATCTATTGGAACAAGAAATCCCAGCAGTGTCAATACAACCATCATCATTCATAGAAACACATAACAAACGTATAATAAATGCAGATTTGGATTTAATTTCAAAATATTTAGACTTAGGATTTGTTCCAGTACTATACGGCGATGTTGTACTTGACATGGACAAAAAAATTAAAATGGCAGTACTATCTGGTGATCAGATTGTGAAATATCTGGCAGAGAATCTGAAGCCTGAAAAGGTTATTCTAGGTTCTGATGTTGACGGGATATATAATAGGGATCCAAAGAAATATCCCGATGCACATCTTATGAAAGTGGTTACATCCTACAAAGAACTGGAATCAACAGATAATATTCAGACAGTAGATGTAACTGGCGGTATGGGTGGAAAACTCGGTGAACTACTAGAACTAGCCAAAATTGGTATTGAATCGGAAATAATCAATGCAAATCACGATAATAATATAAAAAAAGCCCTAAACGGTGAAAAAGGAATAGGAACTTTAATACGAAATGAAAAATGA